The Rhododendron vialii isolate Sample 1 chromosome 5a, ASM3025357v1 genome contains a region encoding:
- the LOC131326185 gene encoding histone acetyltransferase TAP1-like isoform X1, whose translation MHIYGAVSPSPPRVILSLFCCPCQISNQLQFPCKLDTDFRRGIRKLKGSRVTAAFWESIKSGLLKNPTQVIEAPSTVEEEEEPLPEEFVLIEKTHPDKSIEHIIFSSGGDVDVHDLEALCDKVGWPRRPLSKIAAALKNSYMVAALHSVRKSPGEEMMNILVYLESSLAEENDQKKLIGMARATSDHAFNATIWDVLVDPDYQGQGLGKALVEKLIRALLQRDIGNITLFADSQVVEFYRNLGFEPDPEGIKGMFWYPKY comes from the exons ATGCATATCTACGGCGCCGTCTCACCGTCTCCGCC CCGTGTtattctctctctgttctgTTGCCCGTGTCAAATATCAAACCAATTACAATTTCCTTGCAAACTAGACACTGATTTTAGaagag GAATCAGAAAGCTAAAGGGTTCTCGCGTGACGGCTGCCTTCTGGGAATCAATCAAATCTGG ATTACTGAAGAATCCCACACAAGTTATTGAAGCACCTTCCACtgtggaagaggaagaggaaccATTACCTGAAGAGTTTGTTTTGATTGAGAAGACACACCCAGATAAATCGattgaacatataattttttcttCGGGCGGAGATGTGGACGTGCATGATCTTGAAGCCTTGTGTGACAAG gtGGGTTGGCCTCGGAGGCCACTGTCAAAAATAGCAGCAGCTTTGAAAAATAGCTACATGGTAGCTGCATTACATTCTGTAAGAAAGTCGCCTGGAGAAG AAATGATGAACATCTTAGTGTACTTGGAAAGTTCCTTGGCAGAGGAAAATGACCAAAAGAAGCTTATAGGTATGGCTCGTGCAACTTCAGATCACGCCTTCAATGCAACCATTTGGGATGTCTTAGTGGATCCCGACTATCAG GGCCAAGGTCTTGGAAAGGCTCTTGTTGAAAAGCTCATAAGAGCTCTTTTACAAAGGGACATTGGCAATATTACACTCTTTGCAGATAGTCAAG TTGTGGAATTTTATCGGAATCTTGGTTTTGAACCTGACCCAGAGGGCATTAAAGGGATGTTTTGGTATCCGAAGTATTAG
- the LOC131326185 gene encoding probable acetyltransferase TAP2 isoform X5 has translation MHIYGAVSPSPPRVILSLFCCPCQISNQLQFPCKLDTDFRRGIRKLKGSRVTAAFWESIKSGLLKNPTQVIEAPSTVEEEEEPLPEEFVLIEKTHPDKSIEHIIFSSGGDVDVHDLEALCDKVGWPRRPLSKIAAALKNSYMVAALHSVRKSPGEEMMNILVYLESSLAEENDQKKLIGMARATSDHAFNATIWDVLVDPDYQLWNFIGILVLNLTQRALKGCFGIRSIS, from the exons ATGCATATCTACGGCGCCGTCTCACCGTCTCCGCC CCGTGTtattctctctctgttctgTTGCCCGTGTCAAATATCAAACCAATTACAATTTCCTTGCAAACTAGACACTGATTTTAGaagag GAATCAGAAAGCTAAAGGGTTCTCGCGTGACGGCTGCCTTCTGGGAATCAATCAAATCTGG ATTACTGAAGAATCCCACACAAGTTATTGAAGCACCTTCCACtgtggaagaggaagaggaaccATTACCTGAAGAGTTTGTTTTGATTGAGAAGACACACCCAGATAAATCGattgaacatataattttttcttCGGGCGGAGATGTGGACGTGCATGATCTTGAAGCCTTGTGTGACAAG gtGGGTTGGCCTCGGAGGCCACTGTCAAAAATAGCAGCAGCTTTGAAAAATAGCTACATGGTAGCTGCATTACATTCTGTAAGAAAGTCGCCTGGAGAAG AAATGATGAACATCTTAGTGTACTTGGAAAGTTCCTTGGCAGAGGAAAATGACCAAAAGAAGCTTATAGGTATGGCTCGTGCAACTTCAGATCACGCCTTCAATGCAACCATTTGGGATGTCTTAGTGGATCCCGACTATCAG TTGTGGAATTTTATCGGAATCTTGGTTTTGAACCTGACCCAGAGGGCATTAAAGGGATGTTTTGGTATCCGAAGTATTAGTTGA
- the LOC131326185 gene encoding probable acetyltransferase TAP2 isoform X7: MHIYGAVSPSPPRVILSLFCCPCQISNQLQFPCKLDTDFRRGIRKLKGSRVTAAFWESIKSGLLKNPTQVIEAPSTVEEEEEPLPEEFVLIEKTHPDKSIEHIIFSSGGDVDVHDLEALCDKVGWPRRPLSKIAAALKNSYMVAALHSVRKSPGEEENDQKKLIGMARATSDHAFNATIWDVLVDPDYQLWNFIGILVLNLTQRALKGCFGIRSIS, translated from the exons ATGCATATCTACGGCGCCGTCTCACCGTCTCCGCC CCGTGTtattctctctctgttctgTTGCCCGTGTCAAATATCAAACCAATTACAATTTCCTTGCAAACTAGACACTGATTTTAGaagag GAATCAGAAAGCTAAAGGGTTCTCGCGTGACGGCTGCCTTCTGGGAATCAATCAAATCTGG ATTACTGAAGAATCCCACACAAGTTATTGAAGCACCTTCCACtgtggaagaggaagaggaaccATTACCTGAAGAGTTTGTTTTGATTGAGAAGACACACCCAGATAAATCGattgaacatataattttttcttCGGGCGGAGATGTGGACGTGCATGATCTTGAAGCCTTGTGTGACAAG gtGGGTTGGCCTCGGAGGCCACTGTCAAAAATAGCAGCAGCTTTGAAAAATAGCTACATGGTAGCTGCATTACATTCTGTAAGAAAGTCGCCTGGAGAAG AGGAAAATGACCAAAAGAAGCTTATAGGTATGGCTCGTGCAACTTCAGATCACGCCTTCAATGCAACCATTTGGGATGTCTTAGTGGATCCCGACTATCAG TTGTGGAATTTTATCGGAATCTTGGTTTTGAACCTGACCCAGAGGGCATTAAAGGGATGTTTTGGTATCCGAAGTATTAGTTGA
- the LOC131326185 gene encoding probable acetyltransferase TAP2 isoform X9, whose translation MHIYGAVSPSPPRVILSLFCCPCQISNQLQFPCKLDTDFRRGIRKLKGSRVTAAFWESIKSGLLKNPTQVIEAPSTVEEEEEPLPEEFVLIEKTHPDKSIEHIIFSSGGDVDVHDLEALCDKVGWPRRPLSKIAAALKNSYMVAALHSVRKSPGEGMARATSDHAFNATIWDVLVDPDYQLWNFIGILVLNLTQRALKGCFGIRSIS comes from the exons ATGCATATCTACGGCGCCGTCTCACCGTCTCCGCC CCGTGTtattctctctctgttctgTTGCCCGTGTCAAATATCAAACCAATTACAATTTCCTTGCAAACTAGACACTGATTTTAGaagag GAATCAGAAAGCTAAAGGGTTCTCGCGTGACGGCTGCCTTCTGGGAATCAATCAAATCTGG ATTACTGAAGAATCCCACACAAGTTATTGAAGCACCTTCCACtgtggaagaggaagaggaaccATTACCTGAAGAGTTTGTTTTGATTGAGAAGACACACCCAGATAAATCGattgaacatataattttttcttCGGGCGGAGATGTGGACGTGCATGATCTTGAAGCCTTGTGTGACAAG gtGGGTTGGCCTCGGAGGCCACTGTCAAAAATAGCAGCAGCTTTGAAAAATAGCTACATGGTAGCTGCATTACATTCTGTAAGAAAGTCGCCTGGAGAAG GTATGGCTCGTGCAACTTCAGATCACGCCTTCAATGCAACCATTTGGGATGTCTTAGTGGATCCCGACTATCAG TTGTGGAATTTTATCGGAATCTTGGTTTTGAACCTGACCCAGAGGGCATTAAAGGGATGTTTTGGTATCCGAAGTATTAGTTGA
- the LOC131326185 gene encoding histone acetyltransferase TAP1-like isoform X2: MHIYGAVSPSPPRVILSLFCCPCQISNQLQFPCKLDTDFRRGIRKLKGSRVTAAFWESIKSGLLKNPTQVIEAPSTVEEEEEPLPEEFVLIEKTHPDKSIEHIIFSSGGDVDVHDLEALCDKVGWPRRPLSKIAAALKNSYMVAALHSVRKSPGEVYLESSLAEENDQKKLIGMARATSDHAFNATIWDVLVDPDYQGQGLGKALVEKLIRALLQRDIGNITLFADSQVVEFYRNLGFEPDPEGIKGMFWYPKY, encoded by the exons ATGCATATCTACGGCGCCGTCTCACCGTCTCCGCC CCGTGTtattctctctctgttctgTTGCCCGTGTCAAATATCAAACCAATTACAATTTCCTTGCAAACTAGACACTGATTTTAGaagag GAATCAGAAAGCTAAAGGGTTCTCGCGTGACGGCTGCCTTCTGGGAATCAATCAAATCTGG ATTACTGAAGAATCCCACACAAGTTATTGAAGCACCTTCCACtgtggaagaggaagaggaaccATTACCTGAAGAGTTTGTTTTGATTGAGAAGACACACCCAGATAAATCGattgaacatataattttttcttCGGGCGGAGATGTGGACGTGCATGATCTTGAAGCCTTGTGTGACAAG gtGGGTTGGCCTCGGAGGCCACTGTCAAAAATAGCAGCAGCTTTGAAAAATAGCTACATGGTAGCTGCATTACATTCTGTAAGAAAGTCGCCTGGAGAAG TGTACTTGGAAAGTTCCTTGGCAGAGGAAAATGACCAAAAGAAGCTTATAGGTATGGCTCGTGCAACTTCAGATCACGCCTTCAATGCAACCATTTGGGATGTCTTAGTGGATCCCGACTATCAG GGCCAAGGTCTTGGAAAGGCTCTTGTTGAAAAGCTCATAAGAGCTCTTTTACAAAGGGACATTGGCAATATTACACTCTTTGCAGATAGTCAAG TTGTGGAATTTTATCGGAATCTTGGTTTTGAACCTGACCCAGAGGGCATTAAAGGGATGTTTTGGTATCCGAAGTATTAG
- the LOC131326185 gene encoding probable acetyltransferase TAP2 isoform X8: MHIYGAVSPSPPLLKNPTQVIEAPSTVEEEEEPLPEEFVLIEKTHPDKSIEHIIFSSGGDVDVHDLEALCDKVGWPRRPLSKIAAALKNSYMVAALHSVRKSPGEEMMNILVYLESSLAEENDQKKLIGMARATSDHAFNATIWDVLVDPDYQGQGLGKALVEKLIRALLQRDIGNITLFADSQVVEFYRNLGFEPDPEGIKGMFWYPKY; this comes from the exons ATGCATATCTACGGCGCCGTCTCACCGTCTCCGCC ATTACTGAAGAATCCCACACAAGTTATTGAAGCACCTTCCACtgtggaagaggaagaggaaccATTACCTGAAGAGTTTGTTTTGATTGAGAAGACACACCCAGATAAATCGattgaacatataattttttcttCGGGCGGAGATGTGGACGTGCATGATCTTGAAGCCTTGTGTGACAAG gtGGGTTGGCCTCGGAGGCCACTGTCAAAAATAGCAGCAGCTTTGAAAAATAGCTACATGGTAGCTGCATTACATTCTGTAAGAAAGTCGCCTGGAGAAG AAATGATGAACATCTTAGTGTACTTGGAAAGTTCCTTGGCAGAGGAAAATGACCAAAAGAAGCTTATAGGTATGGCTCGTGCAACTTCAGATCACGCCTTCAATGCAACCATTTGGGATGTCTTAGTGGATCCCGACTATCAG GGCCAAGGTCTTGGAAAGGCTCTTGTTGAAAAGCTCATAAGAGCTCTTTTACAAAGGGACATTGGCAATATTACACTCTTTGCAGATAGTCAAG TTGTGGAATTTTATCGGAATCTTGGTTTTGAACCTGACCCAGAGGGCATTAAAGGGATGTTTTGGTATCCGAAGTATTAG
- the LOC131326185 gene encoding histone acetyltransferase TAP1-like isoform X4, with protein MHIYGAVSPSPPRVILSLFCCPCQISNQLQFPCKLDTDFRRGIRKLKGSRVTAAFWESIKSGLLKNPTQVIEAPSTVEEEEEPLPEEFVLIEKTHPDKSIEHIIFSSGGDVDVHDLEALCDKVGWPRRPLSKIAAALKNSYMVAALHSVRKSPGEGMARATSDHAFNATIWDVLVDPDYQGQGLGKALVEKLIRALLQRDIGNITLFADSQVVEFYRNLGFEPDPEGIKGMFWYPKY; from the exons ATGCATATCTACGGCGCCGTCTCACCGTCTCCGCC CCGTGTtattctctctctgttctgTTGCCCGTGTCAAATATCAAACCAATTACAATTTCCTTGCAAACTAGACACTGATTTTAGaagag GAATCAGAAAGCTAAAGGGTTCTCGCGTGACGGCTGCCTTCTGGGAATCAATCAAATCTGG ATTACTGAAGAATCCCACACAAGTTATTGAAGCACCTTCCACtgtggaagaggaagaggaaccATTACCTGAAGAGTTTGTTTTGATTGAGAAGACACACCCAGATAAATCGattgaacatataattttttcttCGGGCGGAGATGTGGACGTGCATGATCTTGAAGCCTTGTGTGACAAG gtGGGTTGGCCTCGGAGGCCACTGTCAAAAATAGCAGCAGCTTTGAAAAATAGCTACATGGTAGCTGCATTACATTCTGTAAGAAAGTCGCCTGGAGAAG GTATGGCTCGTGCAACTTCAGATCACGCCTTCAATGCAACCATTTGGGATGTCTTAGTGGATCCCGACTATCAG GGCCAAGGTCTTGGAAAGGCTCTTGTTGAAAAGCTCATAAGAGCTCTTTTACAAAGGGACATTGGCAATATTACACTCTTTGCAGATAGTCAAG TTGTGGAATTTTATCGGAATCTTGGTTTTGAACCTGACCCAGAGGGCATTAAAGGGATGTTTTGGTATCCGAAGTATTAG
- the LOC131326185 gene encoding histone acetyltransferase TAP1-like isoform X3, which produces MHIYGAVSPSPPRVILSLFCCPCQISNQLQFPCKLDTDFRRGIRKLKGSRVTAAFWESIKSGLLKNPTQVIEAPSTVEEEEEPLPEEFVLIEKTHPDKSIEHIIFSSGGDVDVHDLEALCDKVGWPRRPLSKIAAALKNSYMVAALHSVRKSPGEEENDQKKLIGMARATSDHAFNATIWDVLVDPDYQGQGLGKALVEKLIRALLQRDIGNITLFADSQVVEFYRNLGFEPDPEGIKGMFWYPKY; this is translated from the exons ATGCATATCTACGGCGCCGTCTCACCGTCTCCGCC CCGTGTtattctctctctgttctgTTGCCCGTGTCAAATATCAAACCAATTACAATTTCCTTGCAAACTAGACACTGATTTTAGaagag GAATCAGAAAGCTAAAGGGTTCTCGCGTGACGGCTGCCTTCTGGGAATCAATCAAATCTGG ATTACTGAAGAATCCCACACAAGTTATTGAAGCACCTTCCACtgtggaagaggaagaggaaccATTACCTGAAGAGTTTGTTTTGATTGAGAAGACACACCCAGATAAATCGattgaacatataattttttcttCGGGCGGAGATGTGGACGTGCATGATCTTGAAGCCTTGTGTGACAAG gtGGGTTGGCCTCGGAGGCCACTGTCAAAAATAGCAGCAGCTTTGAAAAATAGCTACATGGTAGCTGCATTACATTCTGTAAGAAAGTCGCCTGGAGAAG AGGAAAATGACCAAAAGAAGCTTATAGGTATGGCTCGTGCAACTTCAGATCACGCCTTCAATGCAACCATTTGGGATGTCTTAGTGGATCCCGACTATCAG GGCCAAGGTCTTGGAAAGGCTCTTGTTGAAAAGCTCATAAGAGCTCTTTTACAAAGGGACATTGGCAATATTACACTCTTTGCAGATAGTCAAG TTGTGGAATTTTATCGGAATCTTGGTTTTGAACCTGACCCAGAGGGCATTAAAGGGATGTTTTGGTATCCGAAGTATTAG
- the LOC131326185 gene encoding probable acetyltransferase TAP2 isoform X6, with the protein MCWIQVFNWTQSPALTHLTQHRLLKNPTQVIEAPSTVEEEEEPLPEEFVLIEKTHPDKSIEHIIFSSGGDVDVHDLEALCDKVGWPRRPLSKIAAALKNSYMVAALHSVRKSPGEEMMNILVYLESSLAEENDQKKLIGMARATSDHAFNATIWDVLVDPDYQGQGLGKALVEKLIRALLQRDIGNITLFADSQVVEFYRNLGFEPDPEGIKGMFWYPKY; encoded by the exons ATGTGTTGGATCCAAGTTTTCAACTGGACTCAATCTCCTGCACTTACACACCTCACACAACACAG ATTACTGAAGAATCCCACACAAGTTATTGAAGCACCTTCCACtgtggaagaggaagaggaaccATTACCTGAAGAGTTTGTTTTGATTGAGAAGACACACCCAGATAAATCGattgaacatataattttttcttCGGGCGGAGATGTGGACGTGCATGATCTTGAAGCCTTGTGTGACAAG gtGGGTTGGCCTCGGAGGCCACTGTCAAAAATAGCAGCAGCTTTGAAAAATAGCTACATGGTAGCTGCATTACATTCTGTAAGAAAGTCGCCTGGAGAAG AAATGATGAACATCTTAGTGTACTTGGAAAGTTCCTTGGCAGAGGAAAATGACCAAAAGAAGCTTATAGGTATGGCTCGTGCAACTTCAGATCACGCCTTCAATGCAACCATTTGGGATGTCTTAGTGGATCCCGACTATCAG GGCCAAGGTCTTGGAAAGGCTCTTGTTGAAAAGCTCATAAGAGCTCTTTTACAAAGGGACATTGGCAATATTACACTCTTTGCAGATAGTCAAG TTGTGGAATTTTATCGGAATCTTGGTTTTGAACCTGACCCAGAGGGCATTAAAGGGATGTTTTGGTATCCGAAGTATTAG